The Populus trichocarpa isolate Nisqually-1 chromosome 18, P.trichocarpa_v4.1, whole genome shotgun sequence genomic interval aaatattaaaaataaaataaataatgatgaaaaaataaaataaatatatgaaaaataaaataaatgaagaataaattgaaatttaggttaagacaacataaattgaaagttttggggacttaattaaactttggattagtttaattaatcaaatcaagaacttaattgaagaattgataagtttggggacttaattgaacttgaaattagtttaattaatgaaattaggggcttaattgaagaaataccaaagtttAGAGCCAattaaggactgaattgaatgATTCAGAACACACAAGGACTTTCTTGTAAATTCCGCTAAAATCCAGGGgtccaattaaaatttatccaggggcttgattacaacATTGCAAAACGCCAATGACCAAATGGAAAATAGCCATTTGAATTGGGAAAACGGAGCcgtttcaggaaaaaaaaaaaactattcattgCCTTCTTCTTCAGAGACGGCTTCAGCAGTAGAGCCGTTTCAGCAGTAAAGTCACTAAAACTGTTTCAGTCATGGGGCACGTCTCACGGCTACTATCCCTCGCCCCCATGATGCATGCCGTTACCAAGCCTGCCGTTACCAAGCTTCTACcgcatggcattctctggccttataaaagccagagaaaggccACTAACCAGAGGGGAAAAAACACGAAAAACGGTGGAGAGGGACAGACAgacgaaaaaaacagagaggctgaaaaaaaaaacagagggaacCGGGGCTTTTTCCTAGAGAGAAGAACGAACAAATAACAGGGAACAAACACAAGGGGGCTTACACAGAAGAAGAACAGAACGGAGAGGggggaacaaaaacaaaaagcaggGGAACAGGAGAAAGAGAAACCCAGGAGCAAAGGAACAGAAGAACGAGAAACCCAACAACAAAGGAAGGAACACAGAGAACCAGTATCCATCGCTTTTGTCCCTTGATCTCCAGAACCAGaggcaacaaaataaaaaaacagaagcaaagGAAGAAACCCAGAGagaaagacaaaaagaaaacgCAAGCAGAAAACACAGAAACCAAAACCAGAATTGCCATCATCTTCATCCTTTCAGAACCAGGTGCGTTCGTTTGCATTCTCATAAATCTGCAAATGAGAATTGacactgtgcgaaggtaatttatAGGTCTGACAGGAGATATCCACTGTTCTCAGAGAACGATTGTTTCAGTTTTTGTCAGAGTGCCAAATTCTGTCTTTGGCATGTAGTTACAGGCTGAAAATTATCGACCATGAATGGTAAGGCCTTCTGCTTAAGTTGATAGTTGGGAATGAGAAACATCTTTCAAGAGGAATGGATGCAAAAGAAAGATCAAGTTATAATGCTAATGGCAGACTATTCTAGTTCAAGCAAAGGTAAGATTGTTtgatctaaatataaaatatagagTCAGATGAAACTAGATATCATTCTAATTACATGGGATTCGCTATGTCATCGAATCCATTTGTTCTGAAAGCCATCTGCATTGCACCGATGTTCAAACTCAAATCATCAGCACTCTAGTATGTACCCTAAGTACAATTACTTTTCAATGCTGCAAGCACTATACCTACTCGTGTCACAAGTTTTAAGCAATCAATTTTGTAATCTACAGGCTATGTCAAAAGCTGCTCGCCTCTCTTCAAATGGGTTGTTAAGCTGATCGATATCTATTACGAACTCTTGAGATTCTTGCCTATTGGGAGTTGAATCATACTCTGAAGAGGGTGGATCTCCAGGAAATTCTGTGTGGACTGAATTGGCTAATGGACTTGGCTCGCCCACATAAGGCAGATTAATACCACTTCTGTCATTCACTTCATTTTTTCTGAATGCATGAGCTGTTAGGTCCCTTTCATTGAAAATTATGAACAAATTTTGTATTCTGCGCCACATTGAAGCTCTGGGATCATCAGGACTCAAGACTCTCCTTTCCTGGTAAACAAACTTGACTATGAAGATTAAGAGAGCTGAAAGTGAAGCTATTccagcaattaaaaataatcccCCGAAACTCTTGAGGCTAAGgctatttgatgaaattaaggTGCTGGAATCTGGACAACTGCTTTGTTTTCCAAACCATGCATCCGCGATTTGCTTCATTTTATCTTCTTCAGTCACATTTAGAATTGCCCTTGATACATCAGGTACTAGAGGAGAACCTTTAGGGAAGACCTGAAAGTATATGGACATATGAAACTGTGCACTTACATGAGCCACTGAGAAAAATGGAGATAGAGAAGTGAACTTACAAAGGCAAAACCAGCCATTTTAAATGTGGGATCAATCATGGTATATTTGGAGCAATACTTCGACAGAAAGAGCTTCATATATGGTGCTTCATCAAAAGCAGCTGCAATACCACCATTTCCACTTCCTTTGGAGAAAAGTTCATCACATTTTTCAGCTGAATTATACATCACGAGCTTTGACTTGTCAAAACCCAACTCTAACAAGATTCCGGGAACAAAAGAACCTTCCTGGTAGCCAACATACTCCCCCTTCTTAATGAGCTCATTTACATCAGTAACTTTAGGCTGTAGCCGCTGGACTGTGAGTAGGCTTGTTAAACTGGCAGTATAACTTTGTGTTAAGATCAGCACAACGAAACACCATATGATAAGCACTACTCTAGACAGGTTGTTAACCACTCTCTCCCCTGCAAGTATAGTTCAAAAGGGGCATCAGTGAAGTATAAAGATGAAATCAGCTAGGTGTTCGAGATATCAGTAACGTATATGTTAAGAGTAGgagacaataaatttaaaagaggaGAGGAAATTACGTTGAGCGAAAATCATGGTTGAGAAGGAAAACCAAAAGCTAGTGCCAATGTGATGTGAAGGAGGGCCTCGAAAATCTTCATTTATTCTGTGTTCAAGAACCCAGACCACAAAtccaatgaaaatgaaaaaacaaaaacttgtgACCCAAAGGTCCCATGTCAAAGGCCTCAAGAAAACCCAtgcatttttgttattgttttctatGATAGGAACGATCATGGAGACACCACTTTCCGTGTAAGGCAAGGTAAAATCAACATACAAGGACCTGTTGAAGACGATGGTTGTATCTCCCACCACAGCATCATATTTCTGTTGGTAGTAGCCATGAAATTAGATATTCACCAATTTCTGCCTAAGCAAGATtcagattttatgttgaatgaTTGCAGTGTAATTAGACAAGGTGATGAAGAACGTTTACCTGCAAGTACACTTGATAGACCAGACTATCATAATTTCCAGCAGTTCCTCCATCAGGATTTGCAAAGGGGATGTACTCATAAGGCAGAGCGTAAGGCAATGATCCCACTACAGCTTCAAAAACATCTATGCTGTATCCCTTGACTGTTGTGGTGTTAGAGATGGGATCTCTTGTCACTGACACAAACTGACTGAAGCCATCCTTTACTGGCACTCCAATTTTCAACTTCTTCCCGTTTGATGGAATCTCCCAACCCTTGGGAGCAGCAGTGTTATCACCAGGCCATATTACAGTTGAAATATCAGACACAGAAGACGAATTCATACTTTTAGTTGTTGTTGAATTCAATGTTTGCACAAGTCTTTTCGTTGGTGTCCAGAATCCAACCGTTCTTCCTCCATTGCCATTCACATTAACTATCCGGAAGGCTGATGCTTGTAACTTCCCATCAACAAAAAGGTAATCTCCCGAAAGGCCTTTGAAGCTAGTGTTTGATAAAGCTTGAAGAAGGTTTGGACCATTTAAAGAGACTCCAATAGTGGCAAGATCTGTTGATGAATTGCTAGAAACATTTACCTTTTGGAAGCCAAAATTTTCCATTTTCTCAACTGCAAAGGCCAATGCCGTTGCAGCATCATAGGCCCATAGTCCATATATGTTCAACTCAGCATCAATGATGTCAGGATTATCTTGTTGGAATTTCCTTTTCCACCGAACTCGAAAATCTTTGAGCTCTTTTGTCCTTGGAACATGAGGTTTAATACCCAGTACCCCTTGCATTGTATCGGTGACAGAGTAATTAGGTGTACTCAATAAATCAGCAGTCAGACCATCAGTCATGATCCAAACATATCCTTCACTCATCATTCCAATCTCTTTCGCTTTGGCAAAAAGCCGAGTGCCAAGAGATTGATACATGTGCACAATGAAAACTCTAGTCTGCATTGTCATCAACTTGTAAAGCTCCTTGACAATTTGATCGTCAGTGGCTGATGGAGAAATGACACTCTGATAAGGGACACGAGCATCAACTGCTTGCAAGGCCTCAGTCAAATAAGGAATGATTCCCTCTCCATACTCGTTGTCAATGTAGATGGGCACTGCTGCTCTCCATCCAAAGGCTTGAACTAATGCAGTTATGGCATTCACTTGAGTCGAGTCATTTTGTGTAGCTCGGAAAAAATATGGACTCCTGATTGAAGTAAGAGATGGACTTGATGCCGAAAATGATATGATGGGCACCTGAGCTTTTTCTCCAAGTTCAATAACAAATTTGGCTTGCATTGATGAAGTTGGCCCTATGATTGCTTGCACTTCcacattttttatcaaatccAGGGCTGTGTTTTAAAAGGGGATAAGAAAGAACAATTATAATTGATATCTTGCTATCATAATCAATAAAGACTGATGGAAAATTCTAGTGAAAGCATGCTAgttctttatataagataagAATTTTGATGTCAAGAATATAGTGGTATTGAATCATATACACTAACCACAAGTTCCCAAACAAAGATTTTGTAGcatgtctttttcttttgaatttttaatactTCTGTGAAGTCAATGATCTTTGTGCAGCAGAGTGATGAAGTACCAAGTGGACCAGTTCTAACGCCTCCATTGTGAAGTAGAATATATCTAGTCTACAATATCATAACACAGAGAGAACACAGCCTACATAGATGACTTTTAAAAGCAACTAGTCGTGGCTTATGAAGACCTGGGTTTTTAGGTGGATTCCTATGAACAGACAAAGAGAGGTTGCAGCCTTGCAGGTTGATCACCTCATTTAAGTAAAGAAGATATACAATATCCATCACTAGATTGTTGCACAAGAAGGTTAACCATAGGTCTAAAATATTAAACAGTGATTCGGAATTAGAGCATGCTGCTGATGAAATAGAGAGGGGGCAGAGAGAACCTGCTGCAGCTGCACCAACAACATCTCTCTTGGAGTCTATGGTGGTGAGGACCAGTCTGGTTTTGTAGTCACTGTGACTGGCATAGAAGTCTGAAAGGGCCATGTTGATGCAACTCAACCCGATATTTCCATACAAAACATCATCCAAGTCAAGAACGACACCAACATTCACAGGGATAGATGTTGTGTCTTGGGCCACCCCCATGGCTACGAAGaaaaacttcaaagaaagaaagaaaaagaaagatggaacaGGATTTGAAAGGTTTTTTCTCATCTTGTTGTGTGCCTAGAAGACAGTTTTAgctttttcttatattttttagataaaaaggGAGGACAACAAGGATCAAATGGAAAATATGTAGCATGAGAAAACCAACAGACTAGTCAAAAGCAAAATGACTAGAGTAGATGAACACAGGGAAAGAACAGGAGCATGAGAAAACTAAGATACAACGTGGATTGATCTAGAAAGGAAAGGACTCTTACTTATAAGGGCACAGCTCTATAAAGATACAACGTTTCATCATCGTTTACCTTGactgaatcaaaataaatgtaGTTAATGACCATAGAATACTCAAGCTTGTAACTACATTGGCATCACATTTGCTATTACAGCCAAAAGAACAGCTTTTACTTAAAGATAGATTGTTTATTggaaccaaacaaaaatcttaCCCTACGTAACCCAAATTCAATTCAGTTAATATTCAGTTAAGTCTTAATACCGTCTAATTAATGATCATTGATTGgtcaacaaattaaatttcaggGCACGTTCATGGCTTCGAGTTTACCTTTTCAATCTTGTTCTTGGTAAACAGTCTTAAAAATTTGTATGTATTATTGTCAACTATTCAAGACAAGGTTTGTGCCAGTCATGCATCTTGTTTGCATGATTAAGGCGATTAGAGTTCGCAAATGAAGCAAAACACACGTTCATGGCTCAGACTCTTCCTTTCAAACTCTCTTCTTGGTAAACAGTCATCAAACCTTGCATGCGTTATCGTCTACTATTCAAGACAAGGTTTGTGTCAGACAGTCAGCTGCTTACTAAGATTACGGTAAGCAAATCTATATATTTAACAAGGCTCTCTAGAGGAAGCATCCTTTGTTTTTAGGAACATCACTATCTCAAGTTCACCTTCCAGCATTTCGACGGAGGCCAATTGTTCTCTAGGGTTTGATTCTTTCATTTTGTCAAGGGTCAGAATTTTCTCTCACGATATGGCAATCTAACGAACTGTAGCTGATGATTGCAAGGAAGATATGAGAGTCTAGAAGCTAAGTAGAAGAaacgtaaaaaaataattattttccttaCTTGTGCACGATGTGTGACAGGTCGACTTTCAACTATTCAAAGTCCATACATGAATTCAATTGTCTTGATCATTATACTTGTATTTTAATTTAGCTAGCTGATTGATTAAAGagtaaaaatttattgatttacatCCACGGTTTGAGCAGTATCCAGAGATAAAAATTATGGTCCCAACTGTTAACTGTTTACGGGGAAAATTTGGGAGATGGAAATAGCAACTTTTTTGTAAATGCCATTGCATTATTCTTTTCAACATCCCAAGTTTAACATATTTTCTTCTGAAATTtcgaagaaaaatcaaaaaaatgtcAATAGATTAAAGACcaggttttttctttattttttctttgacctGAACCAGTCTAGCCCCCAAGTTGAATAGGTGTCTAGTCAGCCTCTCAGAATCACCATCCATGATAGAAACATCAACATCTACTCAATTTGGAGAGTTTCTAGTTGGCTAGGGAATGGGAAAAGACTTGGGACAGCATGGTAGCAACTTTAAGGCTAAAAACTTACAGAGTGCTGATAAAAACCACTATTTAGTAATAGAGGTGAGGTGAATTACAAATGCTTCTCTAAAGTATTTGCAGAATTACAAGCATCATCCAAATGCTTTTATGCTTGACAGCAACCCCCTCATGTTTCCTACCCTGTACTATATAAATTTGACAGAAACCTTGACAAAAAACCTCGGTAGGGTTGAAAACATGAGGGGGTTTCTGTCAAACATAAAACCTTATGGATGGAGCTTGTAATTCCAGAATACGTAATACGTAGGGAAAGTCTGGGATTTTCCCTCTTACTTTAGAAGATGGACAAAGATCAAAGATGAATAGTATCAACCAGCTAGGAAGAAACAGAAAATCCGAAGGAGGTAAAGAGATGATAAACTAGCACCAGCAGTGATGCTATCATGAAGATACAGAGATGTATATGGACTTGACATACAAAACTAAGTTCACaatcttattataaaaatttagccCAAATCACTCTTCTCTTGAAGCAGGATCCATCCCAGTCGATGGGCTATCAGCAAAATACTCCTGGTGCTTCACGTTTACACCATACTGCTCATTCAATTATAGCAAAGAATCAACattatttgataagaaaaaagaaaactgaaatggGAAGTGGGAACTGATTTTAAGTGCAGACCTTAGTAGTTAGTGTCAAAATTTTCTCAAGCAGATGAAGCCAATTACATGACTATCCCTTGCACAGTTATTACATGCATGTCCTATTAACATTCGACATTATGTtgcatttttcaaaatcatttttcatttcttatgcTCTATCATGCACAAGTTCtgtgaaataaattatacagCAAATCAAGGGATTCTTATCTGCCCACTAAAACAATCACCCCAACAAGTCAAgttaaagaaaatcaatatgTTGAATAGCATCCATTATTCTACTTCAAGTTGAAGTGGAAAATAAAAACAGCATAGCTTCAAAAGTGGCGGGCATACATTAATGAGCAATGAGAGAAGAAGATACTTGTCCTTTGTTGGCAGGTAAAAGAATCTCATGAGATTGATATCATACTGAgtcatttcaataaaattattttcaaatcttcCAGCTCTCACGACTGTCCAAACAATCAATGACAATGCTCATCTATTTTCAGGTTGAAGTTAACTGAAATTCTAAATCGCAGGCAGGAATCATGCATCCTGAGATCttagaaaatacaatatgattatAGCAAGGGATAACATAGAAACTAAGCCCGCCTAAACAAAGAATGAGACAGAACAATTTTTTGGGCTTACCTCACTCAGAGCCTTCGACAGATCCTCCATTGTCAAAATTAGGCGCTTTTCCTGTAATCATAAAAAAGTTAAGACCAGTGCAAAACAGTCTATATAAACAAACATAAGATTGCAATGGGACTACTGTAGCACCTTTTGCTGCTTGTCCCTTTTGTCTTTAACTACTGGTGCCGGCCGTGCCTTGCATTGCCTACAGCACCGATGCATAACGTTAATGACACTATCACTTGGACATTGAAATCTTTTAAACAATCCCTTTGGTGAACACAAAGAAACTTTACAATTCAATTAACTCCTAGTTCAGATGTTGAATCAGCTGTCAGcaatcgggaaaaaaaaaattaaccatttCCATTCCATGCTTTTTATACCACAGATCATATTTTACAAGAGCTTCTAACCACAAATTTAACCAGGAATCTAGCAAGTTGGGTCAAGTCCAGAATCTCAACATGCAACAAGATAATTTACTTAACATTTCCCCAAAAAAGATAATAGTTTTATACAGTTGCCACCATCTTCAGCTCCAACCCTAGACATGATCTTCCACTTCAAAAACCCTAACCCCTCCCCCATTCCACcaccccacacacacacatcaaaattaataaaaatgctaaaatccattaaaatcaaaaccaaaaacactgAACAGTACATACTGAAGAGCATCAGTTGCAACATCTGCAACAAACTTCTGTGTCGCAACAGCTACTAATCTAACCCTgcagaaaaaataggaaaaaaaaccccataaacgtcaaaaaaaaaattccaaatccCTAAAACaaaccacattaattaaaacacaacccattatttcaaattcaaaaacaaacccATTTCAGCTACAACAATAACCAAttaatttatgctttttttggaacaaaaagaaaagggtacCTACAATCTGACATCAGGACATTGAAACCCACTTTTAGCCAAGTAATGCTCCACTAATTCATCAGGAATCTGAACCACCAAAATCATCACtgtcaaaaataattaagaaaaaaaaagaaatttaagctaaaaaaaaaggaatttctaGAGGCGGAGGTTCACAGTGGGAGTGTAATCCATTAAAGAAGCGAGGAATTCAGTGAGAACGGCATCATCATCATGCCTTGCTTCACTTGATTGCTGCTGTTGCTGACTGTTACTGCTGCTCGTGTTGTTCATTGTTCTCTCTGATTCCCgatttcttttgcttctttgaTTTTGTATGCTCGAAGTCAGCCTCTCTGTCTTGCCGGTAAATTTCGCAAATTAATCTGTTCTGGGCCTTCTGGCCTCTTATAAGAACCAAtattgacttctttttttcccttaacaGACGAATATTTATTCTTACAGTGGCAATATGAGTCCGGGTACCGGGCTGAGGAGTCAACCCGGTTACATGCTAACACGGGACCCCTAGGTTTGAAATTAAAACAGGTGATTTATTCtattaaaacttgtttaattttaaaaaaataaatttaaataatattattttaattttaaaaaaaaatcttaaaataacacCACTTGATCAAGCCAGGTAGCCTACCCAATTCATTacccaatatatttttttcaaaatatttcataagtataattgttgttgtatttGCAACTACAGATTTTGAAGAGAATATGTTTGGCTTAGAGCTTAATTATGATTGTTGGTATAGTTAttattatggtaaaaaaaaaagaataatttgtttgaaaaaatgtTGAGGtagaatttgaaaattatacGAGTAAAAATGAATTGGAAATATTCAAGGAATATTGTTCACTCATActtcatcaatttaaattaaatcacatattaatattaaaatcgatatgattttcatttctacttacatatattttttaaaaatcatactAACTTTAATATAACTATTAATTAATACGTACAGTATAGtttaaatagataaatttaaatGGATGGAGCACATAGCAATCAAAGAACTCGCAGAATTTCAAGGAATGCAGCCCTGAGCACTTTAGAGAAGAGAGCATCAGCAAAGGTGATAATACAAAGCGATCATCCAAGAACTGATTCATCTTGCACTAGGGAATTAATGACATTATTCTGTGATTTCAGATTTTATTTCATCAGATATGTTAATGCTTGCTTTGTTTCCAGTTCACCAAATATTACAAGTCCAGCAGCTAACATCTTGAGAATttacaaagaagaaaacaaatgaaatctTCATATTCATGAACGGACTCTATATTTGGTGGGTAAatacgagagagagagagagagagatcaacaAATCTATGCTGCCCCTTGCTGGCTATACCGCTGTATTCCGGAAACGTCTATGATGCCTGGAGGGAAAACTGGATCAGTTGCTGCCCTTACTGCAACTTTTGCCACAGCAGTAACATTGACAGGGGGGGTGAACAAGGGCCCAACAAGGGGAAGCTGTTTGAGTGGTTTTGCATGTTGAAGAACCTGCAGCGGGATTGCAATTCATAAATTACAATGAACCTCCAAATAACAGGATTGAATACAGTAGCTTACAAATCCTCCATATCACATTTTCAAGCATTTCTCCCATGTAAATGATAAAATGGCAACATAACACTCCTTGAAACTTAATTTCTGGTGACTGCAATCTTAGAATGCTCCTATAAGACAAAGTTGCAACCTCCTTTTATTCCCTTAAGAGTTCTAAGAACTAGTCTGCATAGGTGCTTAAAGACCTAAAACTAGGAACAAATTGCAAGATGCATAGATGAGGACCAATAATATTGAGAATTTGAAAAGTCATCGCAGGGTATGCCGTTGTTTCGCAAACCTAAAGCTGCCAAAAGCTGCAGCATGGATATATATCATTCAAGTGTAGTTTGGGATAACCTAGTAATCTAGATAAATATACGAGAAGGAAGCACGAGAACTTACCATCTCCAATGGAGAACCAATCACACCTAGAGGTAACTTAACACTTCCAACATTGCGAGTTCCGTAAATAAACCCAGGCCTGAGAATCACTCCTAAACAAGGAAACATGAAACATTTCATCAGATTTAGAGTTACTATAATCCATAACATAAGATATTAATATGCTGTCAGCTACAAGGGAGACATATATCCACATTACTAATCAATACAAACACTGGTATTCTAAACTACaagatttttgaaaatcaaatacaacAAAAGGAGTACCAAGatatgaaggatgaaatcaataaatcatAATAGCATTTCACCTGAAGGAA includes:
- the LOC7465450 gene encoding glutamate receptor 2.8, whose amino-acid sequence is MRKNLSNPVPSFFFFLSLKFFFVAMGVAQDTTSIPVNVGVVLDLDDVLYGNIGLSCINMALSDFYASHSDYKTRLVLTTIDSKRDVVGAAAAALDLIKNVEVQAIIGPTSSMQAKFVIELGEKAQVPIISFSASSPSLTSIRSPYFFRATQNDSTQVNAITALVQAFGWRAAVPIYIDNEYGEGIIPYLTEALQAVDARVPYQSVISPSATDDQIVKELYKLMTMQTRVFIVHMYQSLGTRLFAKAKEIGMMSEGYVWIMTDGLTADLLSTPNYSVTDTMQGVLGIKPHVPRTKELKDFRVRWKRKFQQDNPDIIDAELNIYGLWAYDAATALAFAVEKMENFGFQKVNVSSNSSTDLATIGVSLNGPNLLQALSNTSFKGLSGDYLFVDGKLQASAFRIVNVNGNGGRTVGFWTPTKRLVQTLNSTTTKSMNSSSVSDISTVIWPGDNTAAPKGWEIPSNGKKLKIGVPVKDGFSQFVSVTRDPISNTTTVKGYSIDVFEAVVGSLPYALPYEYIPFANPDGGTAGNYDSLVYQVYLQKYDAVVGDTTIVFNRSLYVDFTLPYTESGVSMIVPIIENNNKNAWVFLRPLTWDLWVTSFCFFIFIGFVVWVLEHRINEDFRGPPSHHIGTSFWFSFSTMIFAQRERVVNNLSRVVLIIWCFVVLILTQSYTASLTSLLTVQRLQPKVTDVNELIKKGEYVGYQEGSFVPGILLELGFDKSKLVMYNSAEKCDELFSKGSGNGGIAAAFDEAPYMKLFLSKYCSKYTMIDPTFKMAGFAFVFPKGSPLVPDVSRAILNVTEEDKMKQIADAWFGKQSSCPDSSTLISSNSLSLKSFGGLFLIAGIASLSALLIFIVKFVYQERRVLSPDDPRASMWRRIQNLFIIFNERDLTAHAFRKNEVNDRSGINLPYVGEPSPLANSVHTEFPGDPPSSEYDSTPNRQESQEFVIDIDQLNNPFEERRAAFDIACRLQN
- the LOC7465449 gene encoding transcription initiation factor TFIID subunit 10 encodes the protein MNNTSSSNSQQQQQSSEARHDDDAVLTEFLASLMDYTPTIPDELVEHYLAKSGFQCPDVRLVRLVAVATQKFVADVATDALQQCKARPAPVVKDKRDKQQKEKRLILTMEDLSKALSEYGVNVKHQEYFADSPSTGMDPASREE